Proteins encoded together in one Nitrospirota bacterium window:
- a CDS encoding formylglycine-generating enzyme family protein: MPKWMVVFIILFFVWVVLYSVKEVREQNQQLRSAGMVVIQGGCYEMGDHFGKGGEDERPVHAVCVDPFYLGKYEVTTGEFRQFAQETGYQTEAERSDGCEIRAGGDFMRDRKKNWRNPGFAQTERDPVVCVSWNDASQYIGWMKKKSPKKAMEYRLPTEAEWEFAARERGKLIQYPGLNEMPSENTADESFKRTFPDMKIWIGYNDGYVFTSPAGSFRPAEQGLYDIDGNVNEWIQDRYGEDVYKEGPKTNPAGPSTGRFRVIRGGSWADEPVKIRLSARQKKEPGYRSNTVGFRLALPLTER; this comes from the coding sequence TTGCCAAAATGGATGGTGGTTTTCATCATTTTGTTTTTTGTTTGGGTTGTTTTGTACAGTGTAAAAGAGGTCCGGGAGCAGAATCAACAGTTAAGGTCGGCAGGAATGGTTGTCATCCAGGGAGGCTGCTATGAGATGGGAGATCACTTCGGCAAGGGGGGCGAAGATGAACGCCCTGTCCATGCAGTCTGCGTGGATCCATTTTATCTGGGAAAATATGAGGTTACCACGGGAGAATTCCGCCAATTCGCGCAGGAGACAGGGTATCAAACTGAAGCCGAAAGATCGGATGGATGCGAGATTCGGGCCGGCGGGGATTTTATGAGAGACCGGAAAAAGAATTGGCGGAATCCTGGTTTTGCTCAAACTGAAAGAGATCCCGTGGTCTGTGTTTCCTGGAATGATGCCAGTCAATATATCGGATGGATGAAGAAGAAAAGTCCAAAAAAAGCCATGGAGTACAGGCTTCCGACGGAGGCAGAGTGGGAATTCGCCGCAAGAGAAAGGGGAAAACTGATTCAATATCCCGGGTTAAATGAAATGCCATCTGAAAACACAGCAGATGAATCGTTTAAACGGACGTTCCCCGATATGAAAATCTGGATCGGTTATAATGACGGTTATGTTTTTACCTCGCCGGCAGGGAGTTTCAGACCCGCTGAACAGGGTTTGTATGACATCGATGGGAATGTGAATGAATGGATCCAGGACAGGTACGGGGAAGATGTCTATAAAGAAGGTCCCAAAACAAATCCCGCGGGGCCTTCAACGGGAAGGTTCCGGGTGATTCGCGGCGGGTCCTGGGCGGATGAACCGGTGAAAATTCGTTTGTCCGCCCGCCAAAAGAAAGAACCGGGTTACCGGAGCAATACGGTTGGATTCCGTCTGGCGCTTCCCTTGACTGAGCGGTAA
- a CDS encoding sigma-54-dependent Fis family transcriptional regulator — MFSILLVEDKESMARMIMTAVRSEGYEVVWASNGKEGMTRFKERRFDLVVSDLKLPFYSGLEILSKVKETHPMVPVILMTAFGSVETAVKAVKEGAFDFITKPFEPDHLLLLIKKALENQKLLTENMILKEEYSENLQFPKIIGKSQKLMEMLEIVKKVSQNKTTVLLGGESGTGKELIARALHLLSPRKEDPFIAINCAAIPRDLLESELFGHERGSFTGATEKKLGKFELADRGTLFLDEIGDMDLGLQGKLLRVLEEHALTRVGGVNRVIIDVRVIAATNKDLKGEIARKTFREDLYFRLNVFPIVIPPLRERKEDILPLAEYFIDYYCKEMKKGPKVLSTEAKNKMSEHPWLGNIRELQNCIERAVILSDHQILPHHLGLSSLEVNGLVELAQEFPPDGGLMEASSKAGKLVESQMIKKVLEQTDGNKTKAAEILKVSFKTLHLKVKEYGLE, encoded by the coding sequence TTGTTTTCCATTTTATTGGTTGAAGACAAAGAAAGCATGGCCCGGATGATCATGACAGCGGTTCGGTCAGAGGGTTACGAGGTGGTCTGGGCCTCCAATGGAAAAGAGGGGATGACCCGGTTTAAGGAAAGACGTTTTGACCTGGTTGTCAGCGATCTCAAGCTCCCTTTTTATTCCGGCCTGGAGATCCTTTCCAAGGTTAAGGAAACCCATCCGATGGTGCCGGTGATTTTAATGACGGCCTTTGGGAGTGTTGAAACCGCTGTAAAAGCGGTAAAAGAGGGGGCGTTTGATTTTATCACCAAGCCGTTTGAACCGGATCATCTCTTGTTGTTGATAAAAAAGGCGCTTGAAAACCAGAAATTATTAACTGAAAACATGATCTTAAAAGAAGAATACTCGGAAAATTTACAATTTCCTAAAATTATCGGTAAAAGCCAAAAACTAATGGAAATGCTTGAAATTGTTAAGAAAGTCTCCCAAAATAAGACGACGGTTCTTCTCGGGGGAGAAAGCGGAACCGGCAAAGAGCTGATTGCCCGGGCGCTTCACCTCCTCAGCCCTAGAAAAGAAGACCCTTTTATCGCGATTAATTGCGCGGCGATTCCACGGGATCTCCTTGAATCAGAGCTTTTTGGGCACGAACGGGGTTCTTTTACGGGAGCGACGGAAAAAAAGTTAGGAAAATTTGAACTGGCTGACAGGGGGACTCTTTTTCTCGATGAAATTGGCGATATGGACCTGGGGCTTCAAGGCAAGCTTCTCCGGGTCCTCGAAGAACATGCTTTAACCAGGGTCGGAGGGGTCAATCGGGTCATCATCGATGTCCGGGTGATCGCGGCAACGAACAAAGATTTAAAAGGGGAGATTGCCAGGAAAACATTTCGAGAAGACCTCTATTTCAGACTTAATGTTTTCCCCATTGTCATTCCTCCGCTCCGCGAACGGAAAGAAGATATTCTCCCCCTGGCAGAGTATTTTATCGATTATTACTGTAAAGAGATGAAAAAGGGGCCCAAGGTTCTTTCAACTGAAGCTAAAAATAAAATGTCTGAGCATCCCTGGCTTGGAAATATCCGTGAATTACAAAATTGTATCGAGCGGGCGGTTATTCTCTCTGACCACCAGATTCTTCCGCATCATCTCGGCTTAAGTTCGTTAGAAGTCAATGGGCTTGTTGAACTGGCCCAGGAATTTCCTCCGGACGGCGGCCTTATGGAAGCAAGCTCAAAAGCAGGAAAATTGGTGGAGTCGCAGATGATCAAAAAAGTTCTTGAACAGACCGACGGGAACAAAACCAAAGCGGCTGAAATTCTCAAAGTCAGCTTTAAAACTCTGCACCTTAAAGTTAAAGAGTACGGCCTGGAGTAA
- the mazF gene encoding endoribonuclease MazF: protein MKKKPAYVPERGDIVWVNFTPQAGHEQAGQRPALVLSPVQYNARTGLMLCCPITSQIKDYPFEVAVGDQQNVHGVILADQVKRVDWITRKAQKKGAAAGQVVSDTLAKIHALLQF, encoded by the coding sequence ATGAAAAAGAAGCCGGCTTATGTTCCTGAACGGGGAGACATCGTATGGGTCAACTTTACACCTCAGGCAGGCCATGAACAGGCGGGGCAACGTCCTGCGCTGGTACTCTCTCCTGTGCAATACAATGCCCGGACAGGCTTAATGTTATGCTGTCCGATAACCAGTCAAATAAAGGATTACCCTTTTGAAGTGGCAGTTGGAGATCAACAAAATGTTCATGGAGTGATTCTGGCAGATCAAGTGAAAAGAGTTGATTGGATCACGCGAAAAGCTCAAAAAAAAGGGGCAGCAGCCGGCCAGGTTGTTTCGGATACCCTGGCAAAAATTCATGCTTTGCTTCAATTTTAG
- a CDS encoding dienelactone hydrolase family protein: MSLRAPKGAWQSYRKVLRLLHFVRNDSFLTLFLAIKEEIREVLISLEDVTLEGAVAIPSGAQGVVIFAHGSGSSRHSPRNNFVAKVLRKEGLATLLLDLLTGEEDQNYETRFNIHLLTTRLMGATQWLADYLKPKRPAPSRSRSREYATGYFGASTGAAAALDAAAKLGTKIGAVVSRGGRPDLARESLPHVKAPTLLIVGGDDLPVIGFNRMAFDLLKGEKELVMIPGATHLFEEPGTLEKAAELAAEWFCRYLTQDQR; this comes from the coding sequence ATGTCATTGCGAGCACCGAAGGGTGCGTGGCAATCTTATCGTAAAGTCTTGAGATTGCTTCACTTTGTTCGCAATGACAGCTTTCTAACTCTGTTCTTGGCGATAAAAGAAGAAATTCGAGAGGTGTTGATTTCCCTGGAGGATGTTACCCTGGAAGGAGCAGTGGCTATCCCCTCCGGGGCGCAAGGGGTGGTTATATTTGCCCATGGAAGCGGCAGCAGCCGGCATAGTCCCAGAAATAATTTTGTGGCAAAAGTCCTGCGTAAAGAAGGGCTCGCCACCTTGTTGCTGGACCTCTTGACCGGCGAAGAAGACCAAAACTATGAAACACGCTTTAATATTCACCTTTTGACCACAAGGCTGATGGGAGCCACCCAATGGTTAGCCGATTACCTGAAACCGAAAAGACCGGCGCCTTCCCGATCCCGGAGCCGGGAATATGCGACAGGCTATTTCGGCGCAAGCACAGGAGCGGCGGCGGCCCTTGACGCGGCCGCAAAATTGGGAACAAAAATAGGGGCGGTGGTTTCACGGGGCGGACGGCCTGATCTGGCAAGAGAATCTTTGCCTCATGTAAAAGCCCCGACTCTTTTAATCGTGGGAGGAGATGATTTACCGGTCATCGGTTTTAACCGGATGGCGTTTGATCTGCTTAAAGGAGAAAAAGAACTGGTCATGATTCCCGGCGCGACACACCTGTTTGAAGAACCGGGAACACTGGAAAAGGCGGCGGAACTGGCGGCGGAGTGGTTCTGCAGGTATCTGACCCAAGACCAGCGATAG
- the glk gene encoding glucokinase translates to MILAGDVGGTKTTLGIFESQRAGILLKEEQTFSSRRYSSFETVLKAFLQDKTVKVDRAAFGVAGPVFSGRCETTNLPWLIDASQVSRQFGIPSVFLLNDLEAAAYGALLLKEEEIKWLQSGEPDPYGNRAIIAAGTGLGESTLYRKGANFRTMASEGGHCDFAPRTSLEIKLLEYLWNRFGHASYERVLSGPGLLNLYAFLKESGDGGEPSRISQRMEKEDPAAVISEIALKGDDPLCIRALDLFVSIYGAEGGNLVLKSMATGGLYIAGGMASKILPKLMDGTFIKAFQDKGRFSALMRRIPVGVILNEKAPLAGAAQFAFLNNDPAF, encoded by the coding sequence ATGATTCTGGCAGGGGACGTAGGAGGAACCAAAACCACGCTTGGAATTTTTGAGTCTCAACGGGCCGGGATTTTACTCAAGGAAGAACAAACTTTTTCAAGCCGGCGCTATTCCAGTTTTGAAACCGTTTTAAAGGCGTTTCTTCAAGACAAAACCGTGAAAGTGGACCGGGCGGCTTTTGGGGTGGCCGGGCCCGTATTCAGTGGCCGGTGTGAAACGACCAATCTTCCCTGGTTGATCGACGCGTCTCAAGTCAGCCGGCAGTTTGGAATTCCTTCCGTTTTCCTGCTAAATGATCTGGAGGCGGCCGCCTACGGCGCTCTCCTTCTGAAGGAGGAAGAAATTAAATGGCTCCAGTCCGGGGAGCCTGACCCATACGGCAACAGAGCCATTATTGCCGCCGGAACCGGTCTGGGAGAGTCGACTCTCTACCGGAAGGGCGCGAACTTCCGGACCATGGCTTCGGAAGGAGGGCATTGCGATTTTGCGCCGCGAACCTCCCTTGAAATCAAACTGCTGGAATATTTATGGAACCGTTTCGGGCATGCCAGTTATGAGCGGGTTCTTTCCGGTCCCGGTCTTTTGAATCTCTATGCTTTTTTAAAGGAGTCAGGTGATGGCGGGGAGCCGTCCCGGATAAGCCAGCGGATGGAAAAAGAAGACCCTGCCGCGGTGATTTCAGAGATTGCGCTCAAGGGAGACGACCCCCTCTGTATCAGGGCTCTTGATCTGTTTGTGTCGATTTACGGCGCCGAAGGAGGAAATCTTGTTCTAAAGAGCATGGCGACGGGCGGCCTTTATATTGCCGGAGGAATGGCATCTAAGATTCTGCCCAAACTGATGGACGGAACCTTTATCAAAGCTTTTCAAGACAAGGGACGGTTCTCCGCTTTAATGCGCCGGATTCCGGTCGGAGTGATTTTAAACGAAAAAGCTCCTCTTGCAGGGGCCGCGCAATTTGCCTTTTTAAACAATGACCCCGCCTTCTGA
- a CDS encoding prepilin-type N-terminal cleavage/methylation domain-containing protein, producing the protein MKILKNKKGFTLLEVLVAGAILSVGLLGIANMMITAINANSFARKMSTAKWLAEERIEKYRNLTVLFMPSATNMLADQDNCIPVGTGSATDATVTEAYGTITNTVPIGVCPRAADQRFVPFQRVSRITLPQIGINNVGVANLTVQVFWRDTAQNVHSVTLNTMLSK; encoded by the coding sequence ATGAAAATATTAAAAAATAAAAAAGGATTTACGTTGTTGGAAGTCCTGGTTGCAGGGGCTATTTTATCGGTTGGCCTCCTTGGAATTGCCAATATGATGATCACGGCCATTAACGCGAACAGTTTTGCCCGAAAGATGAGTACTGCCAAGTGGCTTGCGGAAGAGCGGATTGAAAAATACCGGAATTTAACCGTTTTGTTTATGCCATCGGCCACCAATATGTTGGCCGATCAGGATAACTGTATCCCGGTGGGGACCGGGTCGGCTACCGATGCCACCGTAACCGAAGCTTATGGAACCATTACCAATACAGTTCCCATCGGTGTTTGTCCCCGGGCGGCGGATCAGAGATTCGTTCCGTTTCAGAGAGTGTCCAGAATTACCCTGCCGCAAATTGGAATCAACAATGTGGGAGTGGCCAATTTAACGGTTCAGGTTTTCTGGAGAGATACGGCGCAAAATGTTCATAGCGTCACCTTAAATACGATGTTGAGCAAATGA
- a CDS encoding AbrB/MazE/SpoVT family DNA-binding domain-containing protein has translation MRAKAQKWGNSLAVRIPKVIADEASIHENDELNIDVVDRQIRIIPCQRPYDLNKLLAGISEENLHKEIDLGTPAGQEIL, from the coding sequence ATGAGAGCCAAGGCCCAAAAATGGGGAAACAGTCTGGCTGTACGAATTCCAAAAGTTATTGCAGACGAGGCCAGCATCCATGAAAATGACGAACTGAACATTGATGTGGTTGATCGTCAAATTAGAATTATTCCTTGCCAACGTCCGTATGACCTGAACAAACTCCTGGCTGGAATTTCTGAAGAGAATTTGCATAAAGAAATTGATCTTGGGACCCCCGCGGGTCAGGAAATCTTATGA
- a CDS encoding prepilin-type N-terminal cleavage/methylation domain-containing protein — MKILRNQKGYTLTELMVVVAIVGVLAALAVPTYLSYLPHLRLNSSARDIFSYMRTARAQAAVKGRVITLQFNLAVYPNPDSFTILDNGTQIASTITLPAGVNIAYLGVTANNNGVFTETFNPDGSMTNNLSVFICSIVTGIDCMNGGGERPLITISAPTAFPTITTPGW, encoded by the coding sequence ATGAAAATTTTAAGAAATCAAAAAGGGTATACCCTGACTGAGCTGATGGTGGTGGTTGCAATTGTCGGTGTATTGGCCGCTCTAGCAGTGCCGACTTATCTGAGCTATTTGCCTCATTTGAGACTAAATTCATCGGCACGGGATATTTTTTCATACATGAGAACGGCAAGAGCTCAAGCCGCCGTTAAGGGACGAGTGATTACGTTGCAATTTAACCTGGCCGTTTATCCTAATCCAGACAGCTTTACTATTTTGGATAACGGAACCCAGATAGCGTCAACCATCACACTTCCTGCAGGGGTGAACATAGCCTATCTGGGTGTAACCGCCAATAACAATGGGGTGTTTACAGAGACATTTAACCCTGACGGGTCCATGACTAATAATTTATCTGTTTTTATATGTTCCATCGTTACGGGTATCGATTGTATGAATGGCGGCGGGGAAAGGCCGCTCATTACTATTTCAGCTCCAACAGCTTTTCCCACTATTACTACGCCGGGATGGTGA
- a CDS encoding prepilin-type N-terminal cleavage/methylation domain-containing protein, translating into MKIIKRSKGFTLIEIMVAVAILGILLAGIYGLYNSVYNNYLGQNQLSDVEQNARAGIEQMIKEIRLAAYQPIKSPPGNGNGIGIYIANASDFVFEEADTSVPAKNFKIEYQLVGTDLQRGIEQYTTTYASNNSGNSITPKAVVASNISALTFTYYDKNNLQLTSLPLSATDLAKITRVQISLTAKGNKPAPDKVGVKIGGTIYKQVQVEADIRIRNMGIGLGNADATPPAPPTGLKVVDSGNPCGSLYVSWNANTETDLAGYMLYYGTSPGNYTAINLGKVTTYTLNGLNNGTVYYVALKAYDTSANMSSFGSNVLNNGLPYLSQANTASDGVSVDTQPNVNTSSFQPAAPTINTATASAQALVGGVANPAKPFVILNWTDPSSLTGINGFNLYRSNNAGSTWQLLNGGTPIATTAASYTDSFPDSSWNCPLTYQTPQPYWYKMQSVDCGGNVSAAAPSIVHGSAGSINTYPTDNIAPADPTGVIGSAGVNQVYLGWTNPNVPDLFGVKILSNDNSLSPLITNFGNRGVPSDYPQTPTTGRLVYPSPFPPTSLLTPQQSMTFMDNGLINNTIYTYTFYAFDKCGNFSAGQTSLVSAMPCGDLTYPGRPGPPLNVAGSSCALPVVLNWNSPTINGDGTAFSIMPGDVVGFNVYRCSSSPCGPGLGGTLLNSTPIPVTQAGGWTGSWSDTTAQVGVGYYYAVTALDCASPRHESVASTTVSVFPGGLTQDVYYDQGTSTGFNSTTVLKDTTKNWGVNVFPNGSLVMKSGVDSGQARPVGSNTASTLTAGYPFTSAPGNDNYEIDRALIATTTDAPDAPQAHDDVKFFVKNTSTGPIQIRSGIDTAAITWSYPTNGAGLDHFGATALLKTIKIGTTTVWSGSAVTSGTNVTFSSTVNLSALQKGIPMELLFVNNGGSALSVDMTGESIGISMTYGTSTDGGSTFNNTCSWSTGSSSIIVSEGPVIKIKSLQMQTAITPLVYGVTSAGTYTLPPYTVSTYFSTGTVFTAGTPGSMISSAKVYYCKQSWSVMTSTPPPQNSACWTTSQPSLSPLSMTLTPNLTDGSANIDWSATKTAGKVILENGSPYRVWYYLQVTDNLGNISSEPVYSNGTFNAYTYDQYDGFVPGLTLTWSNNGSGPGKKSVVISGSVPDALGSTATTSGAAVSGTFQEVCAVGCSSYPFTTTLPLSNYTSGKVFTGTNDVIVTLTLTMAGFVTKNCTGDLPGNESSATLICP; encoded by the coding sequence ATGAAGATCATTAAGCGATCCAAAGGGTTTACATTGATTGAAATTATGGTGGCGGTCGCCATTCTGGGGATACTTTTGGCGGGGATATACGGGCTATACAACTCGGTTTATAACAATTATTTGGGGCAAAATCAACTTTCCGATGTTGAGCAAAACGCGAGAGCCGGGATCGAGCAGATGATCAAGGAGATCAGACTGGCCGCTTACCAGCCAATAAAGTCGCCACCCGGTAATGGTAATGGTATTGGTATCTATATTGCGAATGCTTCGGATTTTGTTTTTGAAGAGGCTGATACGTCCGTTCCGGCTAAAAATTTTAAAATAGAATATCAATTGGTCGGAACAGACCTTCAGCGCGGGATAGAACAATATACCACAACCTATGCTTCCAACAATTCGGGAAATAGCATTACCCCCAAAGCGGTTGTTGCTTCAAATATTTCAGCGCTGACCTTTACCTATTATGATAAGAACAATCTTCAATTAACTTCACTCCCGTTATCGGCAACCGATCTTGCCAAGATTACCCGGGTGCAGATTAGTTTAACGGCTAAGGGAAATAAGCCGGCTCCCGATAAAGTCGGGGTTAAGATCGGCGGGACGATTTACAAACAGGTTCAAGTGGAGGCGGATATCCGGATCAGGAATATGGGGATTGGTCTGGGCAATGCCGATGCGACCCCTCCGGCCCCCCCCACCGGATTAAAAGTGGTGGATAGCGGGAATCCTTGTGGTTCGTTATATGTCTCCTGGAATGCCAACACCGAAACCGATCTGGCCGGATATATGCTTTATTACGGAACCAGCCCTGGGAATTATACCGCGATTAATTTGGGAAAAGTCACGACCTATACTCTTAACGGATTAAATAATGGAACGGTTTATTATGTGGCCCTCAAGGCGTATGATACCTCGGCGAACATGAGCAGTTTTGGGAGCAATGTTCTGAACAACGGTCTGCCCTATCTCTCTCAGGCGAATACGGCCAGCGATGGTGTTTCGGTAGATACCCAGCCCAATGTCAATACGTCATCGTTCCAACCGGCCGCTCCGACCATTAATACCGCAACGGCCAGTGCGCAAGCTTTAGTTGGCGGTGTGGCCAATCCTGCCAAACCTTTTGTGATTTTGAACTGGACCGATCCCTCTTCACTGACGGGTATCAACGGGTTTAATCTTTACCGGAGCAACAATGCCGGGTCAACCTGGCAACTGCTCAATGGCGGCACACCTATCGCCACGACAGCCGCTTCTTACACCGATAGTTTTCCCGACAGTTCCTGGAATTGCCCGCTGACTTACCAAACCCCGCAACCGTATTGGTATAAAATGCAGTCAGTAGATTGCGGCGGGAATGTTAGCGCGGCCGCTCCTTCCATTGTACATGGCTCGGCAGGGTCAATAAACACCTATCCGACCGATAATATTGCTCCGGCTGATCCGACTGGGGTCATCGGAAGCGCCGGGGTGAATCAGGTTTACTTAGGATGGACCAATCCGAATGTTCCGGATCTTTTTGGAGTGAAAATTCTTTCAAATGACAATAGTTTAAGTCCATTGATTACCAATTTCGGGAATAGAGGGGTTCCTTCAGACTATCCCCAAACCCCTACCACCGGGAGGTTGGTTTATCCTTCTCCTTTCCCTCCGACGTCACTTTTAACCCCCCAACAATCCATGACCTTTATGGATAACGGGTTGATTAATAATACGATTTATACCTATACTTTCTACGCTTTTGACAAGTGCGGGAATTTCAGCGCCGGACAAACTTCTCTCGTTTCGGCGATGCCCTGCGGTGATTTGACCTATCCTGGAAGACCTGGCCCGCCACTCAATGTAGCCGGTTCTTCCTGTGCTCTTCCAGTGGTCCTGAATTGGAATTCCCCGACAATAAACGGAGACGGCACGGCTTTTTCCATCATGCCCGGGGATGTGGTTGGATTTAATGTTTATCGTTGCTCCTCCTCCCCTTGCGGTCCGGGACTGGGTGGCACTTTATTAAATAGTACCCCAATCCCGGTTACACAGGCAGGGGGGTGGACAGGAAGCTGGAGCGATACGACGGCCCAGGTCGGCGTCGGGTACTATTACGCTGTCACCGCTCTCGATTGCGCTTCCCCCCGTCATGAAAGCGTGGCTTCCACGACGGTCAGCGTGTTTCCCGGAGGATTAACGCAGGATGTCTATTACGACCAGGGAACCTCTACAGGGTTTAATTCAACGACGGTTCTTAAAGATACGACTAAAAATTGGGGGGTAAATGTCTTTCCAAATGGATCTTTGGTGATGAAAAGCGGGGTGGATTCAGGCCAGGCCCGGCCGGTAGGATCCAATACGGCGAGCACATTGACAGCAGGTTATCCCTTTACCTCTGCGCCGGGTAATGACAATTATGAAATTGACCGGGCGTTGATTGCGACCACCACCGATGCGCCCGATGCGCCGCAGGCTCATGATGACGTGAAGTTTTTTGTCAAGAACACCAGCACAGGACCTATCCAGATCAGATCAGGGATCGATACCGCGGCCATTACCTGGTCTTATCCGACAAATGGGGCAGGCCTGGATCATTTTGGGGCGACGGCCTTGTTAAAAACCATTAAGATTGGGACGACGACTGTTTGGAGTGGGTCTGCAGTCACCTCCGGCACCAACGTGACTTTCTCTTCGACTGTGAATTTATCGGCTCTGCAAAAAGGGATTCCGATGGAACTTCTCTTTGTCAATAACGGCGGAAGTGCGCTCTCCGTGGATATGACCGGAGAAAGTATCGGGATTTCCATGACCTATGGAACGTCTACCGACGGTGGTTCAACCTTTAACAACACCTGCTCCTGGAGCACGGGGTCTTCTTCTATAATAGTCAGCGAGGGTCCGGTGATTAAAATCAAATCGCTTCAAATGCAGACAGCGATCACCCCTCTTGTTTATGGAGTTACCTCTGCAGGGACCTATACCCTCCCTCCGTATACGGTATCGACTTATTTCTCAACCGGCACTGTTTTCACGGCAGGAACCCCGGGAAGTATGATTTCCTCCGCAAAGGTCTATTATTGCAAACAATCGTGGAGTGTAATGACCTCAACCCCTCCTCCTCAAAACAGTGCCTGCTGGACGACTTCTCAACCGTCACTTTCACCTTTATCGATGACCCTGACTCCCAATCTAACGGATGGATCAGCAAACATTGATTGGTCAGCAACTAAAACTGCCGGTAAGGTGATTTTGGAAAATGGGAGTCCCTACAGAGTCTGGTATTATCTGCAGGTAACGGATAATCTGGGAAATATTTCGTCGGAACCGGTTTATTCTAATGGAACTTTCAATGCTTATACCTATGACCAGTATGATGGTTTTGTTCCCGGCTTGACTCTCACCTGGTCCAATAATGGCTCGGGACCCGGAAAGAAATCAGTGGTGATTTCCGGGTCTGTCCCGGATGCTTTAGGGAGCACCGCAACTACCTCCGGGGCGGCTGTGAGCGGAACATTTCAGGAAGTGTGCGCTGTGGGCTGCTCCTCTTACCCATTTACGACGACCTTACCCTTATCCAACTATACATCTGGGAAAGTTTTTACCGGAACGAACGATGTGATCGTGACACTGACCTTGACGATGGCGGGCTTTGTGACGAAAAACTGCACTGGAGATTTACCCGGAAATGAATCGTCGGCGACATTGATTTGTCCTTAG